In Archangium violaceum, the following are encoded in one genomic region:
- a CDS encoding HD domain-containing phosphohydrolase, which translates to MLPQTQLPEPPDLNRRLKKLTSILDVTKAMSAERDLDLLLPLILYEASKVVEADRCSLFVLDRERNELWSKVAQGSKSEIRLPVGSGIAGQVAQTGEVINLPDAYADERFNRTFDNLSGYRTQSVLCVPMRDANGDVTGVIQALNKLSGNPFDSEDEELLLALGAQAAGAIENALLHEEINRLFEGFVSASVVAIESRDPTTAGHSGRVADLTVAMARALEHVHTGLYAHTRFSVTELQELRYASLLHDFGKVGVREPVLVKAEKLYPHEMEGLRARFQLARKDLQLQSYRRRLSAAKLRGTHHLAEIDAEEDERLAKELKQLDEVLEFVLTCNRPTVLAQGNFERLHELRHLRFQDSFDQERPLLLDREIQSLSIAKGTLSEEERREIESHVEHTYRFLSQIPWTRTLRRVPEIAYAHHEKLDGTGYPRAIPEPTIPVQSRMMSIADIYDALTASDRPYKKAVPHQLALDILKREAQSGQLDVELYRIFVEAEIPKRALPDFRG; encoded by the coding sequence GTGCTTCCACAGACCCAGCTGCCCGAACCTCCAGACCTCAACCGGCGCCTCAAGAAGCTCACGTCCATCCTGGACGTCACCAAGGCCATGAGCGCCGAGCGCGACCTGGACCTGCTGCTCCCCCTCATCCTCTACGAGGCCAGCAAGGTCGTCGAGGCCGACCGCTGCTCCCTCTTCGTGCTGGACCGCGAGCGCAACGAGCTGTGGAGCAAGGTGGCCCAGGGCTCCAAGAGTGAGATCCGTCTCCCCGTGGGCAGCGGCATCGCCGGCCAGGTCGCCCAGACGGGCGAGGTCATCAACCTCCCGGACGCCTACGCCGACGAGCGTTTCAACCGCACCTTCGACAACCTCAGCGGCTACCGCACCCAGAGCGTCCTGTGCGTCCCCATGCGCGACGCCAACGGCGACGTCACCGGCGTCATCCAGGCCCTCAACAAGCTCAGCGGCAACCCCTTCGACTCCGAGGACGAGGAGCTGCTGCTCGCCCTCGGCGCCCAGGCCGCTGGCGCCATCGAGAACGCCCTCCTCCACGAGGAGATCAACAGGCTCTTCGAGGGCTTCGTCTCCGCCTCCGTGGTCGCCATCGAGTCCCGCGACCCGACCACCGCCGGTCACTCCGGCCGCGTGGCCGACCTCACCGTGGCCATGGCCCGCGCCCTCGAGCACGTCCACACCGGCTTGTACGCCCACACGCGCTTCAGCGTCACCGAGCTCCAGGAGCTGCGCTACGCCTCGCTCCTGCACGACTTCGGCAAGGTGGGTGTGCGCGAGCCCGTGCTCGTCAAGGCCGAGAAGCTCTACCCCCACGAGATGGAGGGACTGCGCGCCCGCTTCCAGCTGGCTCGCAAGGACCTGCAGCTCCAGAGCTACCGCCGCCGGCTCTCCGCCGCGAAGCTGCGCGGTACGCACCACCTGGCGGAGATCGACGCCGAGGAGGACGAGCGCCTCGCCAAGGAGCTCAAGCAGCTCGACGAGGTGCTCGAGTTCGTCCTCACCTGCAACCGGCCCACCGTGCTCGCCCAGGGGAATTTCGAGCGGCTCCATGAGCTGCGGCATCTGCGCTTCCAGGATTCCTTCGACCAGGAGCGCCCCCTGCTGCTCGACCGGGAGATCCAGTCGCTCTCCATCGCCAAGGGCACCCTCTCCGAGGAGGAGCGCCGGGAGATCGAGAGCCACGTGGAGCACACCTACCGCTTCCTGTCCCAGATTCCCTGGACGCGCACCCTGCGCCGCGTCCCGGAGATCGCCTACGCGCACCACGAGAAGCTCGACGGCACTGGATACCCCCGCGCCATCCCCGAGCCCACCATCCCCGTGCAGTCCCGGATGATGTCCATCGCCGACATCTACGACGCACTCACCGCCAGCGATCGGCCCTACAAGAAGGCCGTGCCCCACCAGCTCGCGCTCGACATCCTCAAGCGCGAGGCCCAGAGCGGCCAGCTCGACGTCGAGCTGTACCGCATCTTCGTCGAGGCCGAGATTCCCAAGCGGGCCCTGCCGGATTTCCGCGGGTAG